The Tolypothrix sp. PCC 7712 region ATTCAGGGATTACTAGGCGCTGGTGTTGGGAAAATCTACGCCGCAGCTCGTAGAGTAGAGGCTCTGGAAAGTTTGAAGGCTAATAATCCTGACAAAATTGTGCCGATAAAACTTGATATTACTAACCTAGCTCAAGTTAATGAAGCAGCAGCCCAATACCAAGATGTCAATGTACTGATCAATAACGCTGGGATTACCCATGACCAAGGAGTAATTTCTGCACCAAATATGGATGGTGCACGTCAGGAAATGGAAACCAACTACTTTGGGACAATGGGGATGTGTCGCGCCTTCGCTCCTGTACTAAAAGCAAATGGTGGGGGAGTAATCGTCAACCTAGTTTCTTTCTTAGGTAAAATTAACCTCCCCTTTTTGGGTACATACTGCGCGTCTAAGGCAGCAGAATTATCCCTAACTCAATGTGTGCGTGCAGAATTAGCAGCCCAAGGAACCCTAGTAGTTGCCGTTATGCCAGGTTCAGTCGATACTGAATTTGCTAAGTATTATCCACCGCCAAAGGTTGCACCCGCAGAAGTTGTTAGAGTAGCTTTAGATGCTGTCATTAATGAAGTTGAAGATGTCTATCCAGGCGACCAAGCAACTTATTTGGCAGCTGAACTGCTCAAAGATCCTAAAGGTATAGAAAAATACCTTGCAGGGATGTTACCAGGTATATTGGAGCAGCAAAAACAGCAGCAAGAACAGCAATAGCAATTGAGGTAAAGCACCGATGAAAGAAGTAATAGATGAAGTCGAACAATGGCTAAATCTGGGCCATACTGTAGCATTAGCAACTGTGGTCAAAACCTTAGGTTCCAGCCCTAGGGAAGTCGGTGCTGTAATGGCGGTTAACGATGCTGGAGAAGTTCTTGGTTCTGTTAGCGGTGGTTGTGTAGAAGCAGCCGTGGTAGAAGAAGCTCTGATAGTCATCCAATCAGGCGAACCACGGCTGTTAAGCTATGGGGTCAGTGATGAATTGGGTCTATCGGTTGGCTTAACCTGCGGCGGGACAATTCAAATTTTTATCCAGCAGTTCTCAGACAAATTACATAGCAGTAATCTCAGTTTGAGGGAGATTTTCCAAGCAATTCGCCAATCATTACAGAAACCCATAGCTATCTGTACAGTGGTGGAGGGAATGCAAGCAGGAGCCAAGATGATTGTCAACGACAAGGGC contains the following coding sequences:
- a CDS encoding SDR family oxidoreductase: MKLEGSVVLITGASGGIGKEFIQGLLGAGVGKIYAAARRVEALESLKANNPDKIVPIKLDITNLAQVNEAAAQYQDVNVLINNAGITHDQGVISAPNMDGARQEMETNYFGTMGMCRAFAPVLKANGGGVIVNLVSFLGKINLPFLGTYCASKAAELSLTQCVRAELAAQGTLVVAVMPGSVDTEFAKYYPPPKVAPAEVVRVALDAVINEVEDVYPGDQATYLAAELLKDPKGIEKYLAGMLPGILEQQKQQQEQQ